The following coding sequences are from one Coleofasciculus chthonoplastes PCC 7420 window:
- a CDS encoding phycobilisome rod-core linker polypeptide encodes MALPLLSYTPVSQNQRVAGYEVPGDEQPRIYTTENILFGTDLDELIEAAYRQIFFHAFAWDRERFLESQLRNGQLTVRDFIRGLLLSKTFYNSFYEKNSNYRFVEQCVQRVLGRDVYNEREKIAWSIVVATKGIKGFVDELLNSEEYLTNFGYDTVPYQRRRVLPGRRQGERPFNIKSPRYDGYYRAQLGFPQIIWQNEVRRFVPQDKQAKAGDPTNFLDMARGVNAQPNPLPRVSAQNIDYMSRVPKR; translated from the coding sequence GTGGCGCTACCTTTATTAAGCTACACTCCGGTAAGTCAAAATCAGCGTGTCGCTGGTTATGAAGTACCGGGAGATGAGCAACCGAGGATTTATACAACCGAGAACATCCTGTTCGGCACAGACTTGGATGAATTGATCGAAGCGGCATACCGTCAGATCTTCTTCCATGCCTTTGCTTGGGATCGGGAACGGTTCCTAGAATCCCAACTCCGCAATGGTCAACTAACCGTGCGGGACTTTATTCGTGGATTGCTGCTGTCGAAAACCTTCTACAACAGTTTCTACGAGAAAAACAGCAACTATCGCTTTGTTGAACAGTGCGTGCAACGGGTACTGGGGCGCGATGTTTACAACGAACGCGAAAAAATTGCTTGGTCTATCGTCGTGGCGACGAAGGGAATTAAGGGCTTCGTTGATGAACTACTCAACAGCGAAGAGTACCTGACCAACTTTGGCTATGACACCGTTCCCTATCAACGGCGTCGTGTATTGCCTGGTCGTCGTCAAGGTGAAAGACCCTTTAACATTAAATCACCCCGCTACGACGGCTACTACCGTGCTCAATTGGGCTTCCCCCAAATTATTTGGCAGAACGAAGTACGCCGTTTTGTCCCGCAAGACAAGCAGGCTAAAGCCGGTGATCCCACGAACTTCCTGGATATGGCACGGGGAGTTAATGCCCAACCTAATCCGCTTCCTCGGGTGTCTGCCCAGAATATCGATTACATGTCCCGTGTACCTAAGCGTTAG
- a CDS encoding RluA family pseudouridine synthase, whose amino-acid sequence MKEINLYNQENSDRLDRYLAQQLPDLSRSRIQKLIEEGNVQLNHNLCTSKKATIQPGDSIHLTIPDAKPLDLKPEAIPLDILYEDDQILIVNKPANLVVHPAPGHENGTLVNALLAHCPNLAGIGGVQRPGIVHRLDKDTTGAIAIAKTDHAHHHLQAQLKAKTARRDYLGVVYGSPATETGTINFPIGRHPSDRKKMAVVPLEKGGRSAITHWQIKERLGNYTLIHFQLETGRTHQIRVHTAHIGHPIIGDPVYSKGRDIGVNLPGQALHAWRLQLQHPNTIARPLSPNQGDQRTGNKPGDWIEVIAPLPPAFSTLLTVLRRRASSVNT is encoded by the coding sequence GTGAAAGAAATTAATTTATACAACCAAGAAAACAGTGATAGACTCGATCGCTATCTTGCTCAACAATTACCGGATTTGTCGCGATCGCGTATCCAAAAACTGATTGAAGAGGGCAATGTACAGCTTAACCATAACCTCTGCACCTCTAAAAAAGCCACCATTCAACCCGGAGACTCTATCCACCTAACTATCCCCGACGCCAAACCCTTAGACTTAAAACCGGAAGCGATTCCCCTGGATATCCTCTATGAAGACGACCAAATTCTGATTGTCAACAAACCCGCTAACTTAGTCGTGCATCCCGCCCCTGGACACGAAAACGGCACACTTGTCAATGCCCTGCTTGCCCATTGCCCCAACCTAGCTGGAATTGGTGGCGTCCAACGTCCCGGAATTGTCCACCGTTTAGACAAAGATACCACCGGTGCGATCGCGATCGCCAAAACTGACCACGCCCACCATCACCTACAAGCCCAACTCAAAGCCAAAACCGCCCGTCGAGACTATCTCGGCGTGGTTTATGGTTCTCCCGCCACCGAAACTGGTACCATTAACTTCCCCATCGGACGCCATCCGAGCGATCGCAAAAAAATGGCAGTCGTTCCCCTAGAAAAAGGAGGACGCTCAGCGATTACCCATTGGCAGATTAAAGAACGCCTTGGTAACTATACCCTAATCCACTTCCAACTGGAAACCGGACGAACCCATCAAATTCGCGTCCACACCGCCCATATCGGACATCCGATTATCGGTGACCCCGTGTATAGTAAAGGTCGAGATATCGGCGTCAATCTCCCTGGACAAGCACTTCATGCATGGCGACTACAATTACAGCATCCCAATACAATTGCCCGTCCCCTCTCTCCTAACCAAGGAGACCAGAGGACGGGCAATAAACCTGGGGACTGGATTGAGGTTATTGCCCCACTCCCCCCAGCCTTTAGCACACTCCTAACCGTACTGCGGCGGCGTGCTTCATCCGTTAATACCTAA
- a CDS encoding DUF1802 family protein — MSFNLSTQAAVDALLPYHIWNEQFASGRFKWKPRQPLYVLLLRIYKLSSVQRLPYRSEYGGCRSWIKNLKAVLKGVPEPVERRGLHP, encoded by the coding sequence ATTAGTTTTAATCTCAGCACTCAAGCCGCAGTAGATGCCCTGCTACCCTACCACATCTGGAATGAACAATTTGCCAGTGGGCGTTTTAAATGGAAGCCACGTCAACCGTTGTATGTCCTCCTACTACGAATCTACAAGCTCTCCTCGGTTCAACGTCTACCCTATCGTTCTGAATACGGCGGCTGTCGTTCTTGGATTAAAAATCTGAAAGCCGTCCTAAAAGGTGTTCCTGAGCCTGTCGAAAGACGGGGCTTGCATCCCTAA
- a CDS encoding UTP--glucose-1-phosphate uridylyltransferase, with translation MSSQIVRKAVIPAAGFGTRLFPATKVVKKELFPIIDRDGRTKPVILAIVEEARRGGIEEIGIVVQPSDRAIFEAFFKTPPKQALLDKLSDANQEYCQYLQELGERITILTQDEQEGYGHAVFCAKDWVNQEPFLLLLGDHVYTSDTEIPCTRQVLEIYEKTGQSVIGLTEMSADIIHKAGCVTGVWQEMNSILTVTQVCEKPDLDYARSHLRVEGMAEDRFLGIFGMYVLKPKIFDSLADSINQNQRYKGEFQLTTCLDTLRQEEGLMGYWVKGQYFDTGMPEFYRQTLINYGQEYRSS, from the coding sequence ATGTCCAGTCAGATTGTTCGTAAAGCCGTAATTCCCGCCGCCGGATTTGGTACTCGCCTGTTTCCAGCCACAAAGGTTGTAAAAAAAGAACTATTTCCAATTATCGATCGCGATGGGCGGACGAAGCCAGTAATTTTGGCGATTGTGGAAGAAGCAAGGCGCGGTGGTATCGAAGAAATCGGGATTGTGGTACAACCGAGCGATCGCGCAATTTTTGAGGCGTTCTTTAAAACTCCCCCGAAACAGGCACTTTTGGATAAACTCTCTGATGCCAATCAGGAGTATTGTCAGTATCTGCAAGAGTTAGGAGAGCGGATTACTATTTTAACCCAGGATGAGCAAGAAGGCTATGGTCATGCGGTGTTCTGTGCGAAGGATTGGGTAAATCAAGAGCCTTTTTTACTGTTACTTGGCGATCACGTTTATACCTCCGATACCGAAATTCCTTGTACTCGTCAGGTGCTAGAAATTTATGAAAAAACGGGTCAAAGTGTGATTGGTTTGACAGAAATGTCTGCCGATATTATCCATAAAGCGGGTTGTGTGACTGGGGTTTGGCAGGAGATGAATTCTATTTTAACGGTGACACAAGTCTGTGAAAAACCGGATCTGGACTATGCGCGATCGCACTTGCGTGTTGAAGGGATGGCGGAGGATAGGTTTTTAGGGATTTTTGGCATGTATGTCCTCAAGCCGAAAATATTTGATAGTCTAGCTGACAGTATTAACCAGAATCAGCGCTATAAAGGTGAATTTCAGTTAACCACTTGTCTGGATACATTACGCCAAGAGGAAGGATTGATGGGATATTGGGTCAAAGGGCAGTATTTTGATACCGGAATGCCAGAGTTTTATCGACAAACCCTAATCAATTACGGTCAGGAGTATCGTAGTTCGTAG
- a CDS encoding ATP-dependent nuclease gives MDKVSKENANTFKTISDYTWTVEENDISPQNRVHFKMFQEQRNSLINTKNQSSLLIPLGLSYDEVPNLSIFNTKKLVEKIKGSTEENFTQLQDEDLKKFFRQLHEEIKNTFEYIYIPKDIEPENFTQLETQEIQALMGEDLNEILEKCVPQKKIQDINTNLKDFIDSLSNTLGEYSFRTTGQRQVNLRKNDVYKLIIDAYFKIRKLHKKEGENWLELNVLSSGEKQKAIIEVAFQFLTYRSSNDNLIIAIDEPESSLHMSACYEQFNKLFEISKLCSQLLFATHWYGFIPTVQDGYVSVISKKANQHEFDLVNIGRYRESIKQVVRESKGKLPYDIRLKSINDFVQSIITSILLEKPYNWLICEGSSEKMYFEAYFADIRNDKKLRIIPVGGASEVKKIYNNLQVAYEDFKQEIKGKVILISDTDRQLVQYPIRNEKNLVCYRIVNNESTRKTDLVKIDSNPVSPKTEIEDSLNGVVFFETLKEFESAYPELSDIIQGINHPTEEETYFSLDLSPSKQKILEYFFDKNNNKFEFAEKYSQKISSKYKTPEWIEKIRKLYTDD, from the coding sequence TTGGATAAAGTATCTAAAGAAAATGCGAATACATTTAAAACAATAAGTGATTACACTTGGACTGTTGAAGAAAATGATATAAGTCCACAAAATCGAGTACATTTCAAAATGTTTCAAGAACAAAGAAATTCGCTGATAAATACAAAAAATCAAAGTAGCTTATTAATTCCATTAGGGTTATCTTATGACGAAGTGCCAAATTTAAGTATATTTAACACAAAGAAACTTGTCGAAAAAATAAAGGGGAGTACGGAGGAAAATTTTACTCAACTTCAAGATGAAGATTTAAAAAAGTTTTTTCGTCAACTTCATGAAGAAATAAAAAATACATTTGAATATATTTATATTCCCAAAGACATCGAACCCGAAAATTTTACTCAACTTGAGACACAAGAAATTCAAGCATTGATGGGTGAAGATTTAAATGAAATTTTAGAAAAATGTGTTCCTCAAAAGAAAATTCAAGATATTAACACAAACCTAAAGGATTTCATTGATTCGTTGTCAAATACTTTAGGAGAATATTCATTTAGAACGACGGGTCAAAGACAAGTCAACCTGAGAAAAAATGATGTGTACAAGTTAATTATTGATGCATATTTTAAGATTAGAAAACTTCATAAGAAAGAGGGAGAAAACTGGCTTGAATTAAATGTATTAAGCTCAGGTGAAAAACAAAAAGCAATAATTGAAGTTGCCTTTCAATTTCTAACTTACAGATCGAGTAATGATAATCTAATTATTGCTATAGATGAACCAGAATCATCATTGCATATGTCAGCTTGTTATGAGCAATTTAATAAGCTATTTGAGATAAGTAAACTTTGCTCTCAGTTGCTATTTGCTACACATTGGTATGGGTTTATTCCTACTGTCCAAGATGGTTATGTAAGTGTAATTTCAAAAAAGGCAAATCAACATGAATTTGATTTAGTAAATATTGGTCGCTATAGAGAATCAATCAAGCAAGTTGTACGTGAATCAAAAGGAAAATTGCCTTATGATATTAGATTGAAAAGCATAAATGATTTTGTTCAATCGATAATTACAAGTATTCTTTTGGAAAAACCATATAATTGGTTGATTTGTGAAGGTTCTTCGGAAAAAATGTATTTTGAAGCATATTTTGCAGATATTAGGAATGATAAAAAACTCCGGATTATTCCTGTAGGCGGTGCAAGCGAAGTTAAAAAAATTTACAACAACCTTCAAGTTGCTTACGAAGACTTCAAACAAGAAATTAAAGGTAAAGTTATATTGATATCTGACACTGATCGACAACTTGTTCAATATCCAATTAGAAATGAAAAAAATCTAGTTTGCTACCGTATTGTTAATAATGAATCAACCAGAAAAACAGATCTTGTTAAAATTGACTCTAACCCCGTATCTCCGAAAACAGAGATTGAAGACTCACTAAATGGAGTGGTATTTTTTGAAACTCTGAAAGAGTTTGAGAGTGCTTACCCAGAGTTATCAGATATTATACAAGGAATCAATCATCCTACAGAAGAAGAAACATATTTTTCCTTGGATTTATCGCCCAGTAAGCAGAAGATATTGGAATATTTTTTTGATAAAAATAATAACAAATTTGAATTTGCTGAAAAGTATTCCCAAAAAATTAGTAGTAAGTACAAAACACCGGAATGGATTGAAAAGATAAGGAAACTGTACACAGATGATTGA
- a CDS encoding ABC transporter ATP-binding protein, producing the protein MIEVDRLSKLYGVTPAIQDVSFKVEPGEILGFLGPNGAGKTTTMRILAGYLPATSGTARIAGYDVHENSLAVRQRIGYLPETPPLYPEMTVEGFLYFVARLKGVSAGDRTKRVKMAIARCNLVEKRKVLIRKLSKGFRQRVGIAQAIVHDPPAIILDEPTVGLDPRQIIDVRNLIKSLAGEHTIILSTHILPEVSMTCSRVAIINRGKIVATNSPENLMAQLTGGAGYELEVDGDATQLQKLLQVLQGVCLVEIVPTQQLPPNRSLIRIVTVPGTDPGRDIAAVTVGAGIGLHEMRRTRATLEDVFLELTTQERRAENLEIETGNNLAESPISDSPSEVPESNVSQSQVPESEVPESDVPQSGEDR; encoded by the coding sequence ATGATCGAAGTGGATCGTCTGAGCAAGCTCTATGGCGTCACTCCAGCAATTCAGGATGTCAGTTTTAAGGTGGAACCGGGGGAAATCCTGGGATTTCTCGGACCCAATGGTGCTGGCAAAACGACTACCATGCGTATTTTAGCCGGATATTTACCCGCCACCAGTGGCACTGCCCGAATTGCTGGGTATGATGTCCATGAAAATTCTTTGGCTGTGCGCCAACGCATCGGCTATTTACCCGAAACGCCTCCCCTTTACCCGGAAATGACGGTTGAGGGATTCCTGTACTTTGTCGCTCGTCTTAAAGGCGTATCCGCAGGCGATCGCACTAAGCGGGTGAAGATGGCGATCGCACGCTGTAACCTAGTGGAAAAGCGCAAAGTCTTGATCCGCAAACTCTCCAAGGGATTTCGTCAACGAGTCGGAATTGCTCAAGCGATCGTCCATGATCCACCCGCGATTATCTTAGATGAACCCACCGTCGGACTCGATCCTCGGCAAATTATTGATGTCCGCAACTTGATCAAAAGCCTTGCAGGTGAACATACGATTATCCTGTCTACCCATATTCTGCCAGAGGTGAGCATGACCTGTAGTCGCGTTGCGATTATCAACCGAGGTAAAATCGTCGCCACCAATAGCCCAGAAAACCTGATGGCGCAGTTGACGGGAGGGGCGGGCTATGAGTTAGAAGTGGATGGGGATGCGACTCAACTGCAAAAGCTTTTACAAGTGTTGCAGGGAGTCTGCTTAGTCGAAATTGTCCCCACTCAACAGTTACCCCCAAATCGCTCCTTAATTCGGATTGTGACGGTACCAGGTACTGATCCGGGACGAGATATTGCGGCTGTTACCGTGGGCGCTGGGATCGGATTGCATGAAATGCGCCGCACTCGCGCTACCCTGGAAGATGTCTTTTTAGAACTGACGACTCAGGAACGGAGGGCGGAGAACCTGGAAATAGAGACAGGGAACAATTTAGCTGAATCGCCTATCTCTGATTCTCCATCAGAAGTCCCTGAATCCAATGTTTCTCAATCCCAAGTCCCTGAATCAGAGGTTCCTGAGTCAGACGTTCCCCAATCAGGAGAAGATCGTTAA
- a CDS encoding ABC transporter permease codes for MRILFGNIVAIFRKELQGYFASPLAYIVAGFFWLLSGFFFVWILLSPDGIIQQVAQRDQLGMPTPPVDVAYEFLNMFLSVMGSLILFVLPILSMGLYSEERKRGTLELLATSPVTNWAVAVGKLLGVLTFFTIMVLPLLLYEVIALNAANPPIQPWVPLLAHAGLILLAASVLSLGMFISSLTDSSILAAFLTFVLILFLWVIDLIANLIGGAFGEALGYLSLMENYTNLVRGVLDTSSLILFASYIFLGIFLTAQSIEAFRFQRS; via the coding sequence ATGCGTATACTCTTTGGCAATATTGTGGCAATTTTCCGCAAGGAATTGCAGGGCTATTTTGCTTCACCTTTGGCTTATATAGTGGCTGGGTTTTTCTGGCTATTGTCGGGGTTCTTTTTCGTGTGGATTCTATTAAGTCCCGATGGGATTATTCAGCAAGTAGCGCAACGCGATCAACTGGGAATGCCTACACCACCTGTGGATGTGGCGTATGAATTTTTGAATATGTTTTTGAGTGTCATGGGGTCTCTAATTTTATTTGTTCTCCCCATTCTCTCCATGGGACTTTATTCCGAGGAACGGAAGCGGGGAACGTTAGAACTGCTGGCAACTTCGCCAGTGACAAATTGGGCGGTAGCCGTGGGCAAACTATTAGGCGTGCTAACCTTCTTTACGATTATGGTGCTACCGTTACTCCTGTATGAAGTGATTGCCTTGAATGCCGCTAATCCACCCATTCAACCCTGGGTTCCCTTATTAGCCCATGCTGGATTAATTTTACTCGCCGCATCGGTGCTTTCCCTGGGAATGTTTATTTCATCGTTAACCGATAGCTCAATCCTGGCAGCTTTCCTCACGTTTGTGTTGATATTGTTCCTCTGGGTAATTGATTTAATTGCTAATCTTATCGGTGGTGCTTTTGGCGAAGCGTTAGGTTATTTATCGTTGATGGAGAATTATACCAATTTAGTTCGGGGTGTTCTGGATACCAGTAGTCTTATTTTATTTGCTAGTTATATCTTTTTGGGCATATTCCTCACCGCTCAGTCTATTGAAGCTTTCCGCTTTCAGCGATCTTAA
- a CDS encoding Gldg family protein → MTTKPIKWTYLKYLFWFGPILTIMGITAQEVAGEWSPVSLALLIAGLLIIGLWFLLLDQIAPGFWGRRSTQVGTNAIIATLAMFVIIGLINFLGVRYGVQIDLTENQLFTLSPQSQQVVRNLDQSVKVWVFESPANPADQELLENYRRYGSNLEFEFIDPQLQPELAQKFNVNYIGEVYLEYGNQRELVQTISQGERLSEVQLTNAIERITGDRTDKVYFLQGHGERPLEASDEGGLSQAVSALETKNFTVEPLNLAEQPAVPDDASLIVIAGPKRALFEPEVQALEDYLADGGSLLVMIDPDTNPGLEPLLSDWGVMLTNQIVIDASGQGRLVGLGPATPLVTQYGDHPITQDFGTGFSIYPLAQPVDTQPVEGIQETPLVITNPQSWAENTPEQQPLEFNEQEGDRPGPLVLGVALSRQAESSTASSKSEPEATETPEAEGEDTDQPEATETPEAEGEETDEPEATETPEVSPEDTDEPEAETPEASPTASPEESPEASPSPIQTNESQAKEDEAESRLIVYGNSNFATDSWFDQQLNPDIFINSVSWLSKRDEQALSISPKEPEDRRINLTPVQSGILGWLALLIVPAFGFLTAGMLWWLRR, encoded by the coding sequence ATGACAACAAAGCCGATTAAGTGGACGTATTTAAAATATCTATTTTGGTTCGGACCGATCCTGACAATCATGGGAATTACCGCCCAAGAAGTGGCGGGTGAGTGGTCTCCTGTCTCCTTAGCGCTGCTAATTGCGGGGCTATTGATCATTGGCTTATGGTTCCTACTTCTAGATCAAATCGCCCCTGGTTTTTGGGGACGCCGTTCCACTCAAGTGGGGACAAATGCGATAATTGCCACCTTAGCCATGTTTGTGATTATCGGGTTAATTAACTTTTTAGGCGTGCGTTATGGGGTACAGATTGATTTAACCGAAAATCAACTATTTACCCTTTCACCCCAGTCACAGCAGGTGGTGAGAAATTTAGATCAATCGGTGAAAGTTTGGGTGTTTGAGAGTCCCGCTAATCCCGCCGATCAAGAACTCCTGGAAAACTACCGCCGCTACGGATCAAATTTAGAATTTGAGTTTATTGACCCCCAGCTACAACCTGAATTAGCCCAAAAGTTTAATGTAAATTATATCGGGGAGGTTTACTTAGAATATGGCAATCAACGCGAGTTAGTCCAAACCATTAGCCAAGGGGAACGGTTATCGGAAGTTCAACTAACCAATGCAATTGAACGCATCACTGGCGATCGCACGGATAAGGTCTATTTTCTCCAAGGTCATGGTGAACGCCCGTTAGAAGCGTCAGACGAAGGTGGATTATCTCAAGCCGTAAGTGCGTTAGAGACAAAAAACTTCACCGTCGAACCCCTGAATCTCGCTGAACAGCCAGCCGTTCCCGATGATGCGTCTTTAATCGTAATTGCTGGACCCAAACGAGCGCTGTTTGAACCGGAAGTGCAAGCGTTAGAAGACTATTTGGCTGATGGGGGAAGTCTGTTAGTGATGATAGATCCCGATACTAATCCCGGATTAGAACCCTTACTGTCAGATTGGGGAGTGATGTTGACGAATCAGATTGTGATTGATGCGTCGGGTCAAGGGAGGTTAGTCGGTTTGGGTCCAGCAACCCCCTTGGTTACGCAATATGGCGATCATCCAATTACCCAAGATTTTGGAACTGGCTTTTCGATTTATCCCTTAGCGCAACCGGTGGACACGCAACCTGTAGAAGGGATTCAGGAAACTCCTTTGGTGATCACAAACCCCCAAAGTTGGGCGGAAAATACGCCAGAACAACAACCGTTAGAGTTTAACGAACAAGAAGGCGATCGCCCCGGTCCTTTAGTATTAGGTGTGGCGTTAAGTCGCCAAGCTGAATCGTCTACCGCTTCATCGAAATCAGAACCCGAAGCCACCGAAACTCCAGAAGCTGAAGGCGAAGATACTGATCAACCTGAAGCCACCGAAACTCCAGAAGCTGAAGGTGAAGAAACTGATGAACCCGAAGCAACGGAAACTCCAGAAGTGTCGCCAGAAGACACCGATGAACCCGAAGCGGAAACTCCAGAAGCATCTCCAACGGCTTCGCCAGAGGAATCCCCAGAAGCCTCACCTTCACCAATCCAGACCAATGAGTCTCAAGCTAAAGAAGACGAAGCTGAATCACGATTAATTGTGTATGGTAATTCAAACTTTGCCACAGATAGTTGGTTTGATCAGCAACTCAATCCTGATATTTTTATCAACTCCGTGAGTTGGTTAAGTAAGCGAGATGAACAAGCCCTTTCGATTAGTCCCAAAGAACCAGAAGACCGCCGAATTAACTTAACACCAGTCCAATCCGGAATATTGGGATGGTTAGCCCTGTTAATTGTTCCAGCGTTTGGCTTTTTGACCGCAGGGATGCTGTGGTGGTTACGGCGGTAA
- a CDS encoding DUF4340 domain-containing protein, with product MKLQKTTWMLLILALFLGGFVYFYEIVGTPQREAAKEAEKQLFSFEEDEIQRVNIYIQEESRKFERVSEPEPGWRMTEPKDVPASDPSVAFLLNLLVEGKSDRIIPNVSPENLKEYGLDKPQAMVTVRLNNDETHEILLGKPDFNNSFLYAQVDPFSDKSQKSNVFLVPMDFEYAVNRPLSEWEQTKEETPEETEPSDTENEESTSETEPATEETEPATEETDPSENQATPNNSDTEPATEETDPSENQATPNNSDTETEESTSEPTPTPANQSPSASPSPEKPSSSEEKKQSIEDETASPNEETESENSSNDSEEEDSPSE from the coding sequence ATGAAGCTACAGAAGACTACTTGGATGTTATTAATCCTCGCCCTTTTCCTGGGAGGGTTTGTCTACTTTTATGAAATCGTAGGAACTCCCCAACGGGAAGCCGCGAAGGAAGCCGAAAAGCAACTGTTTAGCTTTGAAGAAGATGAGATTCAACGGGTTAACATTTATATCCAGGAAGAAAGCCGAAAATTTGAACGGGTGAGTGAACCTGAACCCGGTTGGCGCATGACGGAACCGAAGGATGTCCCCGCCAGTGATCCATCAGTTGCATTTCTCTTGAATTTACTCGTTGAAGGAAAGAGCGATCGCATAATTCCCAATGTCTCCCCGGAAAACCTTAAGGAGTATGGCTTAGACAAACCCCAAGCCATGGTAACGGTGCGACTGAACAACGATGAAACCCATGAAATTCTTTTAGGAAAACCAGATTTTAATAACAGTTTTCTCTATGCTCAAGTTGATCCGTTTTCCGACAAATCGCAAAAATCAAATGTTTTTTTAGTCCCCATGGACTTTGAATATGCTGTCAATCGCCCCTTATCCGAATGGGAACAAACAAAAGAGGAAACACCTGAAGAAACTGAGCCATCCGATACGGAAAACGAGGAATCAACGTCTGAAACAGAACCTGCTACAGAGGAAACAGAACCCGCTACAGAGGAAACAGACCCCTCTGAAAACCAAGCTACTCCTAATAACTCTGATACTGAACCCGCTACAGAGGAAACAGACCCCTCTGAAAACCAAGCTACTCCTAATAACTCTGATACTGAAACAGAGGAATCAACCTCTGAACCAACACCGACACCGGCTAACCAAAGTCCGTCCGCATCTCCCTCTCCTGAAAAGCCGTCCTCTTCTGAAGAGAAAAAGCAGTCAATAGAGGATGAAACGGCTTCTCCCAATGAGGAAACAGAATCTGAAAATTCCTCCAATGATTCTGAAGAGGAAGACAGTCCGTCGGAATAA
- a CDS encoding WG repeat-containing protein, giving the protein MGRGLLYYKFRHWLIFKITSFFLSLLVTQLSGCQIISTINNGFHNSRISSENAVPVQFTFPFELESGHDFSQGLAAVKLEGKWGYINQSGNWVIQPQFELADSFNEGLAPVKVDGKWGYIDQTGNWVISAKFDGAKSFAEGLAPVKQGEDWGYIDKTGTVVILPQFYDAELFSEGLAIVENNNQYGYIDKTGNWITPPQFQEAEPFSEGLATVKLNNQYGYIDKTGNWAIPPQFKDASSFSEGLASVTNQAMKSGYINHQGEFVIMPYFDWAGDFVQGVAGISMHDKIGYIDQQGNMLIAPQFDNTYDFSEDLIAIKIGDKWGYINKIGNLVIKPQFDSAWSFQQGVARVRIDDRYAFITHPLK; this is encoded by the coding sequence ATGGGTAGAGGATTGTTATATTACAAGTTTAGACATTGGCTAATTTTTAAGATCACCAGTTTCTTCTTAAGTTTACTGGTTACTCAATTATCTGGATGTCAAATTATATCAACGATTAACAACGGTTTCCATAATTCTCGAATTTCTAGCGAAAATGCTGTTCCTGTACAATTTACTTTCCCGTTTGAGTTAGAGTCGGGACATGATTTTTCTCAGGGGTTAGCGGCGGTTAAGTTGGAGGGGAAGTGGGGCTATATTAATCAAAGCGGAAATTGGGTAATTCAACCGCAATTCGAGTTGGCTGATTCGTTTAATGAAGGGTTAGCCCCGGTCAAAGTTGATGGGAAATGGGGTTATATTGATCAAACAGGTAACTGGGTAATTTCAGCCAAATTCGATGGCGCTAAATCGTTCGCCGAAGGATTAGCTCCGGTTAAACAAGGTGAGGATTGGGGCTATATCGATAAAACGGGTACGGTAGTAATTTTACCTCAATTTTACGATGCTGAGCTGTTTTCCGAAGGATTGGCAATTGTCGAAAATAATAATCAGTATGGTTATATCGATAAAACCGGAAACTGGATTACTCCGCCTCAATTTCAGGAAGCAGAACCGTTTTCTGAAGGGTTAGCTACGGTAAAATTGAATAACCAGTATGGCTATATCGACAAAACCGGAAATTGGGCGATTCCACCTCAATTTAAAGATGCGAGTTCTTTTTCCGAAGGCTTGGCGTCTGTAACTAATCAAGCGATGAAATCGGGGTATATTAATCATCAAGGCGAGTTTGTGATTATGCCTTATTTTGATTGGGCGGGGGATTTTGTCCAAGGTGTGGCTGGAATCTCGATGCACGATAAAATTGGTTATATTGATCAGCAGGGAAATATGCTAATTGCTCCCCAGTTTGATAACACCTATGACTTTTCAGAAGACTTGATCGCGATCAAAATAGGTGACAAGTGGGGTTATATTAACAAAATAGGTAATTTAGTCATCAAGCCTCAATTTGATAGTGCTTGGTCATTTCAGCAGGGGGTAGCCAGAGTTAGAATTGATGACAGGTACGCTTTCATCACTCATCCTCTCAAATAA